CAACCGCTTGGTAGAGGCCCTCAATCCCGGCTGCGGCGCCCTCGCCGAGGACGGGGGCGAGCAGCGCGCCGAACTCCGCAGGGGGCATCGCGCGATAGGTGACCCCGGCTCCGTGCTGCGCGGCCAGCTCGGCCCCGGTCAGGCCGGGCACCGGGCCGACGTCCACAAAGGACGGCGGACTGGCGTGGGTGAGCGCGGCCACCGCGGCCTCGGCGACGTCGAGGTGACTGACCCAGGCCACCGGCTGGTCCGCCGCCACCGGGTAGGCCAGAACGCCTTCTCCGGCAAGGGTTTCCTGTACTGGCGGCAGCAACAGGTTCTCCAGGAACAGCCGCGGCGCGAGCACGGTCACCACGACTCCGGCCTCGCGCAGCCGCTCGGCCAGCTCGCCCAGTGCCGCCAGCCGCTGCGACCCGAACGGCGAGGTGTCATCGCCGGGAACGCCGCCGCTGGTGGAGATCACCGCGCGCGCCGGGCGGGCGACGGCGGCCAGGTTCTCCGCCCAGCGCGCCGGAGCGGCCGGATCGGGCGTGATCGGGAAGTGGATGAACGCACCGGTCGCCCCTTCGTAGGCGGCGCCGAGCCCGGCGCGGTCGTCGAGGTCGCCCTCGGCCCGGGACAGGCCGCGCACCGGCAGGCCCGCGGCCGCGACGGCGCGAACGACGGGGGCGCCCTGGGCGCCGGTGGCTCCGTGCACAACAATCTTGGTCATGAGGCTATGGTTCCGATGGGGAATCAGTTACCTCAAATGAACTATTGGGGTCGACGTGAGTGATCTGGATCACGATCTGCCGGAGTGCGGGGTCGCGCGGTTCCTGGCCGTCCTGGAGGGACCGTGGGCGACGCTGATCGTCCGCGACCTGCTCCCCGGCCCGAAGCGCTTCACCGAGCTGCGCGCCGGACTGCCCGGCATCAGCCCGAAGACGCTGTCGGCGCGGCTGCGGCGGCTGGAGGAGACGGGCCTGGTGACGCGGACCGCCTACGCCGAGGTCCCGCCGCGGGTGGAGTACGAGCTGACCGAGGCCGGGGCGCGGCTGCGGAAGGTGCTCGACACGATGGCGGAGTGGGCCGAGCGCGATCTGCCGGTGCGCCTCGGTACCGTGCGGCGGTGAGCGTCCTGGACTTCGACAAGGTCTTCCGAGGGACCCCGCCCGCGCGCGACAGCGTCTACCTCCTCCGCCAGCGGGTCGGCTTCAACAAGCTGCACTGGCTGCCACACCTGCCGGACGCCGCGTTCTGGCCGCCGGAGCTGGACGCCGGGACCGTCGACCGGCGCACCGTCTTCCAGATCGCCCGCCGGGCCGACGACGAGCTGGGCGCGGTGCACACACTCGTGGCCGCCTACGTCTGGACGGCCGGGCCGAAGCAGCGCGGCGCGGTGAAGCTCGGCATGGTCTTCGACCACAACCCCGGCGCGGTGGGCCCGAACCTCTCCGCCGCGGTGCGCAGGACCCGCGAGGACGGCCCGGTCGCCGGGTTCGGCATGCTCACCAGGAAGGGCAGCCACGCGCTCGGCAGGCTGCCGGGGTCGGGCTTCACCAAGGTCCTGTACTTCGCGGCCTTCGACGGCAAGACCGGCCCGCTGATCCTCGACGAGAACGTGGTGATCGCGGTGAACGCGCTGCGCGGCTCCGACTGGGGGATCGACGGCCCGTGGTCGCCGGAGCAGTACGGCGACTACCTCGACTACGCCGCCGACTGGGCGCAGCGCTGGCGCAAGGGCACACCGACCGACCTCGTCGAGCGCACCCTGTCCGCCGCGGGCCAGGCCCTCGGCGCCCACTACGCCAGGTAGCGCACCGGAAGCCCTCAGCCCACCCGCTTGGGCAGCCGGGGCTCGACGACGTCGCCGAGCTTCCTGGCGGTCTCGCACGCG
The window above is part of the Allokutzneria albata genome. Proteins encoded here:
- a CDS encoding NmrA family NAD(P)-binding protein — translated: MTKIVVHGATGAQGAPVVRAVAAAGLPVRGLSRAEGDLDDRAGLGAAYEGATGAFIHFPITPDPAAPARWAENLAAVARPARAVISTSGGVPGDDTSPFGSQRLAALGELAERLREAGVVVTVLAPRLFLENLLLPPVQETLAGEGVLAYPVAADQPVAWVSHLDVAEAAVAALTHASPPSFVDVGPVPGLTGAELAAQHGAGVTYRAMPPAEFGALLAPVLGEGAAAGIEGLYQAVAARPDALAFTTETGTEKLLGVRSRSAGAWLAGLSGTPLG
- a CDS encoding winged helix-turn-helix transcriptional regulator, translating into MSDLDHDLPECGVARFLAVLEGPWATLIVRDLLPGPKRFTELRAGLPGISPKTLSARLRRLEETGLVTRTAYAEVPPRVEYELTEAGARLRKVLDTMAEWAERDLPVRLGTVRR
- a CDS encoding 8-oxoguanine DNA glycosylase OGG fold protein, which encodes MSVLDFDKVFRGTPPARDSVYLLRQRVGFNKLHWLPHLPDAAFWPPELDAGTVDRRTVFQIARRADDELGAVHTLVAAYVWTAGPKQRGAVKLGMVFDHNPGAVGPNLSAAVRRTREDGPVAGFGMLTRKGSHALGRLPGSGFTKVLYFAAFDGKTGPLILDENVVIAVNALRGSDWGIDGPWSPEQYGDYLDYAADWAQRWRKGTPTDLVERTLSAAGQALGAHYAR